Proteins encoded within one genomic window of Verrucomicrobiota bacterium:
- a CDS encoding DUF1425 domain-containing protein yields the protein MDSRAQRSVTCSGIQERKLDDGRIEVAANVRNRENRRIQVQINCEFKDEQGFVVDSTPWETLILTENGQESARFTSMNDKARKYTIRVRQAR from the coding sequence ATGGATTCCCGCGCGCAACGGTCAGTGACATGCTCCGGAATCCAGGAGCGGAAACTGGATGACGGGCGCATCGAGGTTGCCGCCAATGTTCGGAACCGCGAGAACCGGCGCATCCAGGTTCAGATCAATTGCGAGTTCAAAGACGAGCAAGGATTCGTCGTGGATTCAACGCCGTGGGAGACGCTCATTCTCACCGAGAACGGCCAGGAAAGCGCTCGCTTCACTTCCATGAACGACAAAGCGCGCAAATACACCATCCGCGTCCGCCAGGCGCGGTAG